The genomic interval CTTTCTCTTTTGATAAATGTGTTTCGTCTTTGGATCTGAAAGCTGTTGATTTGTGAAGGCTTTAAAATAGTCCCAAGTTAAATTTCTAAATAAGCGTTTATTTGTGTTGGGGTTCGTACTTTGCTTCATACATTGACTTCGTAATGGACAGCCCACACACGCTTCACATGCATATAATTTAAAATCTCTTTGAATACCGTATCCATCTCTTTTCTTTCTGTAACTTTGGAAATGTAATTCCTTTTTGTTAGGACATATATAGTAATCATCTATCTCACGGTATTCCCAGTTAGCAGTAATCAATGGATTGTTTTTATATTTGCGCTGCTTCTCTTTGAGATACATACTATAAGTGATTAAAGGTGTTTTCTCAAATTCATCGAGTATCATGGTATAGTTGTATTCACTTCCGTAACCCGCATCTGCCACAATATACTCTGGAATGTCACCATATAAATTGTGGATGGATTTTAAAAATGGTTCGAGCGTTCTTGTATCACCTGGATAACTGTAAACACCAAAAGCTAAAACGAATTGATTATGGGTTGCGATTTGTAGGTTATAACCCGGTTTCAATTGGCCGTTTCTCATATGATCATCTTTCATTCTCATGAAGGTCGCATCGTGGTCGGTCTTTGAATAACTTTTTCTGTCACCATAAATTTCCATTTGCTTGTCATATTTGATTTTACGGTCTTTAAAATCTTGGATGGCTTTCTTACTTTGTCTCACCTTACTTCTTTCTTTTCTAAGGGTTTTTCTTGTCTCTACATCTTGAGTCGTTTCAATTTCAGACGTGAGCGCATCATTTTTATGACCTAAATGCGTCTCTATTTGATTCAGTTCTTCACTTGTTAATTCATGCCCAGATTCACGTTTGATTTCAGGAATAATCTCTTCAGAAACGAGTTGCTCATATAAAGCCGTTGATTTTTCAATGACAGACTGACTAAAACGCTTCGTATTAGCCAGCCACTGGAATGTGTATTGATTCGCATTTGCTTCTATTTTTGTGCCATCAATATAAATGACGTCCTCTGTAATGAGTTTATCTTCTAATAACTGGGCTCTTAAACCGACAAATAAAATATGTAGAAATTCCATCATATGGGGGTTCACTCTAAAGCGATTGATGGTTCTATAAGTTGGCGTTTGACCTTGCGCAAGCCACATCATTCGGCAACTATCTTTTAAAAGGTGCTCGATTCTTCGCCCTGAAAAAACAGAATGGGCATAACTATAAAGTATGATTTTTAACATCATTTTTGGATGGTATGATGAAGGACCTCTTTGGCTATAATATGGATTAAAAGCTTCTTGGGGGATAGATTCTACAAGTTTGTTAATAATAAATACAATATCATTTTCTGGAAAAGATATCTCAGTTTCTATTGGAAGTGTAAGT from Staphylococcus sp. MI 10-1553 carries:
- a CDS encoding IS1182 family transposase, which translates into the protein MYKNYNMFQLTLPIETEISFPENDIVFIINKLVESIPQEAFNPYYSQRGPSSYHPKMMLKIILYSYAHSVFSGRRIEHLLKDSCRMMWLAQGQTPTYRTINRFRVNPHMMEFLHILFVGLRAQLLEDKLITEDVIYIDGTKIEANANQYTFQWLANTKRFSQSVIEKSTALYEQLVSEEIIPEIKRESGHELTSEELNQIETHLGHKNDALTSEIETTQDVETRKTLRKERSKVRQSKKAIQDFKDRKIKYDKQMEIYGDRKSYSKTDHDATFMRMKDDHMRNGQLKPGYNLQIATHNQFVLAFGVYSYPGDTRTLEPFLKSIHNLYGDIPEYIVADAGYGSEYNYTMILDEFEKTPLITYSMYLKEKQRKYKNNPLITANWEYREIDDYYICPNKKELHFQSYRKKRDGYGIQRDFKLYACEACVGCPLRSQCMKQSTNPNTNKRLFRNLTWDYFKAFTNQQLSDPKTKHIYQKRKIDVESTFGNLKANLGFQRLSVRTKSKVECELGIALMAVNIRKLAKISARFRSLIRKKPSNSKKMNFNGFFLKELKVYVPAP